DNA from Agarilytica rhodophyticola:
TGCTTCTAAGCCTTGTTCAGATGTTGGGTAAACAAAGTTATCGAGCTTGTACATTTTTAATGCCGTCTCAATGGCATTAAAATCAGACTTTGCAGTAGTTGTTTGCGCCTGTCCTAATGCCCCAATCACCTGGGGGCCGATGGCAGCAGCAAGTAGACCAATGATGACCACCACCACCATGATCTCGATTAAGGTCATACCCTGTTGATTTCTTAACGTCATAACTCACTCTCTCAATAATTTTAATTAATAGCTTGAGATCTATAGATCCCTTTAATGAACAAATCCTCACACAGAAATTTGATCAAACTATGGAAACTTATGGCAAATTTCGTGTTTTCAATATCGCCAAAGTACCCACTGGGCATTAGCCACCTACAAGCTGATTCATGTTGAAAATTGGTAACAAAATAGCCATTACGATGGTCGTGACTGTGCCCCCCATAAACAGCACCATGGCAGGTTCAAGGAGCCCCATAACTGTATTTAATGTGAATTCTAACTCTCGCTCTTGGTTGCGAGCGGCATGCAGTAACTGCTCGGCCAACTTACCATTGGCCTCACCTGATGCCACCATCTGCACCAGCAATGGAGGAAATACATCTACCTGGTCAAGGGCACGGTGAAAACTTGTGCCTTCCTGTACAGAGATAGCAACTTCTGCCGATGCACTGCGCAATTCAGAATTGCTCAATACCTGTGAGCCAATTTTTAAAGCTTCTAATAAAGGCACGCCACTGTTAGCCAACAAGCCTAATGTACTGGCATAACGCGAGGCTTCAGATTGCAAGATAACACCACCGACCAGAGGCATACGAAGTTTTATTTTATCCCAATGACGGCCGCGTTTGGGATGGTTAACGAGCCATTTAAATAAGACAAATAGAGCGACAATGAAGAGCAGCAGAAATACGCCGTAATTAACTAGAAAATTACTCGAGGCGATCAATACCTTGGTCAATATGGGCAATTCCATATCATTACGTTCAAACATGGTAACGAGGTTAGGTACAACCTTCACCATCATTATCGTGACCACAGTGATACAAACAAATAACATCACCACCGGGTAGATCATGGCGGACTTAAGTTTTTGCTTTATTTCTTGACTGCGTTCGGTGTAGTCGGCGAGTCTTTCTAATACTGGGCCAAGAAAACCAGATGACTCCCCTGCTTTCACCATTGCTCGGTAAAGGTTATCAAACACTCGGGGTAATTCAGCGAGAGCTTGAGTTAAGCTGAGCCCTTCCAAAACTCGCGAACGTATCTGTAAAACGATGGTTTTTATCGCAGGCTTGCGGCTTTGCTTTGCCGCTGCTTGTAACACTTCATCTAGAGGAAGACCTGATTGAACCAGAGAAGCCAACTGTCGCGTTACCAATGAAACATCGCGATAGCCCATGGTTGGGCCACCGAAAGAAAAGCTGAAGCCCTTCGAGTCACCCGACTTTTCTTTCTGATTTTTACGGGAAGATTTAACTTCTAAAGGCTTAAGCTGACGCCCACGCAATTGGCTGCGAATATGTCTCTCAGAATCCCCTTCAAGAATGCCTTTGACTTTTTTTCCTTTAGCATCAAGCGCCAGATATGTATACGCACCCATCGTCTTAAGTTGTTGCAGTTACCCGCAACACCTCCTCCACACTGGTTATCCCTTGTAACACCTTTTCACGACCGTCTTGGTCAATAGATTTGCTCACCTTGCGAGCATGCTCAATCATCTTCTGCTCGCCAGCCCCTTCATGAATAAGCAACCTCAATTCATCGTCGACGGGGATTAACTCATAAATCCCTGTTCGTCCACGGTAGCCAGTGTTATTACATTTTTCACAACCAACAGGAGCAAATACCTCCACTCCTTCTGGGATTTTTAAACGAGAAGCTTCCGAAGCTGTCGCTGGCGCAGACTTCTTACACGACTTACACAGAACTCGAACAAGACGCTGAGCCATCAGGGCTTCCAAACTGGAAGACAATAGGAAAGGCTCAATACCCATATCGTGCAAACGTGTCACCGCACCAATAGCGGTATTGGTATGCAGAGTTGAAAGCACCAAGTGACCTGTCAAACTTGCCTGAACCGCAATACTTGCAGTTTCCTGGTCACGGATCTCACCGATCATAACTACATCAGGGTCTTGCCGGAGAATTGCCCTCAAACCACGGGCAAAAGTCATGTCGACTTTGCTATTTACCTGAGTTTGACCAATACCAGGTAGCAGATATTCGATCGGGTCTTCCACCGTCATAATGTTACGAGCGCGGGTATTAAGGAAGCTCAACCCAGAATACAAGCTAGTGGTTTTACCTGAACCCGTTGGCCCGGTGACCAAAATGATACCGTGCGGCTTGTGCAAGCCTGATTCGAAATTCTCTTGCACAGCCTTTGGCATGTTTAACTGACCTAGCGTTAACTGACCAGCGGCCTGATCCAAAATCCGCAATACCACCCTTTCACCATGAGCGGAAGGTAAGGTAGATACACGAATATCTACCGCATGCCCGGCAATCTTTACCGAAATACGGCCATCTTGTGGGATACGTTTTTCAGCAATATCCATACGAGCCATAACCTTTAACCGAGAAACCAAAACAGGGGCAAGCACCGGTTTTGGCGATAACACCTCAGTTAAAATACCATCTGTGCGGAAACGAATAGAAACACGATCTTCGTATGGTTCGACGTGAATATCAGAGGCTTTTTCTTGGATAGATTGGGAGATGATAGCGTTAATCAAGCGAATAACAGGTGCATCGTCCTCACCTGCGAGCAGTTCACCATCATCGATATCATCAGCAAGCTGGGTGAGGTCAAATTCGGCCCCCATCTCTTCAACCGCTTGTTGGGCTTCGCCGTCATTACTCTGGTATACCTGCGTCAACTTAGCTTTAAATTCTTTATCTTCAAGTTTAAGCAATTGCAGCGGTTTACCCATATGCCGGCGCACTTCAAGCAGAGTTTGCGCCGACACTTCTTCGGTATGCAAAATCATACCATTGTCTATCATTACACAGTAATTTGAAGCAAAGGCAAAGGGCAGACGGCTATGGCTGACGGCCTCGACTTCGTCATGATCAACAGCTTCCATTTCCATGTCCATATCCATTGCAACTTCGCTTTCTTCAATCACAAAGCATTACCTCACTTTTTCTTCTTTTTATCGTCTTGAAAAGCGCTGTCAGGTAGATCTTCGACGGGAATTTCTTCAAGGTCTGGAATCACTTGAATTCGATCGTCTCTCAATAGGTGCAGACCTTCATCACGCATACCCGATTGCAAGTCTTGAATTAGGCGATATTTTTCAGCGGTGGCGCCGTGCAGGGTTTCATCATCACGAACAATTCTCGCTCTTAAGAAAACCATAAGGTTAGCTTTACGGTGTGTTGTCGACTGCACTTTAAATAAATGTCCAAGGATAGGGATACGACCTAACACAGGCACACGGGCTTCACCATCTTGAATATCTTCACGGATAAGGCCACCGAGAATAACTGTCTGACCATCAGAAGCGAGTACTTGAGTTGTAATTTCACTCTGGTTGGTAATCAAGTCTGCTGATCCAGCTACGCCATCGGATAAACTAGAAACCTCTTGGGTAATATCAAGCAAAACCTTATTACCCTCATTCACTTGAGGGGTCACTGTCAGAGAGATACCCACATTTTCACGCTGAATAGTGGTAAATGGGTTAGTCGGGTTAGAGGCGTTACCTCCAGTGGAAGTAAATGAGCCAGTTCGGAATGGAACATTCTGACCGACCGATATTGTCGCTTCCTGATTATCCATCGTCAGTATTGATGGTGTCGATAAAATATTGGCTTTGTTGTTACTACGCAATGCAGTAAGAATAGCAGCAAAAGCATCACGACCATCACCGGCAACCCCTAAAGTTTGCCCTGTGCGACCGGCAATACCTGTTGCCAAACTGGACAACACATTATTGTTGTTATTGTTGTTGTTATTATTGTTATTGTTATTGTTGTTGTTATTGCCATTGAGTAAGCCAGCAGCAATACCTAAACTGGTTTCAGAGCCTTGCGATGAACCGCCAAAGACACCGTCTTCTTGATTGGCAAACAACCACTCCAGGCCTAGTTCAGCATTATC
Protein-coding regions in this window:
- the gspE gene encoding type II secretion system ATPase GspE, with translation MDMEMEAVDHDEVEAVSHSRLPFAFASNYCVMIDNGMILHTEEVSAQTLLEVRRHMGKPLQLLKLEDKEFKAKLTQVYQSNDGEAQQAVEEMGAEFDLTQLADDIDDGELLAGEDDAPVIRLINAIISQSIQEKASDIHVEPYEDRVSIRFRTDGILTEVLSPKPVLAPVLVSRLKVMARMDIAEKRIPQDGRISVKIAGHAVDIRVSTLPSAHGERVVLRILDQAAGQLTLGQLNMPKAVQENFESGLHKPHGIILVTGPTGSGKTTSLYSGLSFLNTRARNIMTVEDPIEYLLPGIGQTQVNSKVDMTFARGLRAILRQDPDVVMIGEIRDQETASIAVQASLTGHLVLSTLHTNTAIGAVTRLHDMGIEPFLLSSSLEALMAQRLVRVLCKSCKKSAPATASEASRLKIPEGVEVFAPVGCEKCNNTGYRGRTGIYELIPVDDELRLLIHEGAGEQKMIEHARKVSKSIDQDGREKVLQGITSVEEVLRVTATT
- the gspG gene encoding type II secretion system major pseudopilin GspG, yielding MTLRNQQGMTLIEIMVVVVIIGLLAAAIGPQVIGALGQAQTTTAKSDFNAIETALKMYKLDNFVYPTSEQGLEALVSPPETDPVPKNWRKDGYLSKLPTDPWGNEYLYLSPAEGKPYDIYTLGADGVRGGVDEYADLSVWDKAEK
- the gspF gene encoding type II secretion system inner membrane protein GspF — encoded protein: MGAYTYLALDAKGKKVKGILEGDSERHIRSQLRGRQLKPLEVKSSRKNQKEKSGDSKGFSFSFGGPTMGYRDVSLVTRQLASLVQSGLPLDEVLQAAAKQSRKPAIKTIVLQIRSRVLEGLSLTQALAELPRVFDNLYRAMVKAGESSGFLGPVLERLADYTERSQEIKQKLKSAMIYPVVMLFVCITVVTIMMVKVVPNLVTMFERNDMELPILTKVLIASSNFLVNYGVFLLLFIVALFVLFKWLVNHPKRGRHWDKIKLRMPLVGGVILQSEASRYASTLGLLANSGVPLLEALKIGSQVLSNSELRSASAEVAISVQEGTSFHRALDQVDVFPPLLVQMVASGEANGKLAEQLLHAARNQERELEFTLNTVMGLLEPAMVLFMGGTVTTIVMAILLPIFNMNQLVGG